The following proteins come from a genomic window of Malus domestica chromosome 02, GDT2T_hap1:
- the LOC103409271 gene encoding probable serine protease EDA2, whose protein sequence is MMTSFSFSLSFLFAMMMWTPLSYGFVNPRTLLQLESSSGSGGGKLLTKEELWFDQTLDHFSPYDRRKFPQRYYEFLDYFRPSDGPIFLKICGESACGGIANDYLSVLAKKFGAAIVSPEHRYYGKSSPFKTHTTQNLKYLSSKQALFDLAAFREFYQNGLNVKLNRNKGDNPWFVFGVSYPGALSAWFRVKFPHLTCGSLASSAVVEAIYDFTEFDQQIGESAGPECKAALQETTHLVEQSLTTNGQAIKALFGASQLDIDGDFMYFLADAAVIAFQYGNPDKLCSPLVQAKTNGEDLVEAYAKYIKDYYLGTFGIDVETYNQKHLKNTAVTEGSSDRLWWFQVCTEVAYFQVAPANDSIRSSKVDTKYHEDLCKNVFGDGIYPDVLATNLYYGGTKIAGSKIVFTNGSQDPWRHASKQTSSPEMPSYIISCHNCGHGTDLRGCPQSPLTLEGNSQNCSNPDAVNKVRQQIVEHIDLWLSECQEAGRSYM, encoded by the exons ATGATGACGTCGTTTTCGTTCTCCTTGTCCTTCCTCTTCGCAATGATGATGTGGACGCCGCTCTCTTATGGCTTTGTCAATCCGCGAACACTTCTTCAGCTGGAGAGCTCGTCGGGAAGCGGCGGCGGAAAGTTATTGACGAAGGAGGAGCTGTGGTTCGATCAGACTCTTGACCACTTCTCGCCGTACGACCGCCGCAAATTCCCGCAGCGCTACTACGAATTTCTCGACTACTTCAGACCTTCCGACGGACCAATTTTCCTGAAAATTTGCGGAGAATCCGCATGCGGCGGCATTGCCAACGATTACCTGAGT gtgttggctaagaagttTGGGGCAGCTATCGTTTCGCCCGAGCATCGATACTACGGAAAAAGCTCTCCTTTCAAGACGCATACAACGCAGAATTTGAAGTACTTGTCATCCAAGCAAGCGCTTTTCGATCTGGCGGCTTTTCGTGAGTTTTATCAG AATGGGTTAAATGTGAAGCTGAATAGAAACAAGGGTGACAATCCGTGGTTCGTGTTTGGTGTTTCTTACCCGGGAGCTCTTAGTGCGTGGTTTCGGGTTAAGTTCCCGCATTTGACATGTGGAAGTCTTGCAAGTTCTGCAGTTGTTGAAGCTATTTATGACTTCACTGAATTTGACCAGCAG ATTGGTGAGTCTGCAGGTCCAGAATGTAAAGCTGCACTTCAAGAAACTACTCATCTTGTTGAACAAAGTCTCACAACTAATGGACAAGCAATAAAGGCGTTGTTTGGTGCAAGCCAG CTTGATATTGATGGTGACTTCATGTATTTTCTGGCGGATGCTGCTGTTATAGCG TTTCAATATGGAAATCCCGATAAATTATGCTCACCTCTTGTTCAAGCAAAGACGAATGGAGAGGATTTGGTG GAAGCGTACGCCAAATACATTAAAGATTATTACCTTGGAACTTTTGGCATTGACGTTGAAACATATAACCAGAAACACTTGAAGAACACTGCTGTTACTGAGGGCAGTTCTGATCGGTTGTGGTGGTTCCAAGTTTGTACTGAAGTTGCATATTTTCAGGTGGCTCCTGCAAATGATAGCATCAGGTCTTCAAAAGTTGACACAAA ATACCATGAAGACCTTTGCAAAAATGTTTTTGGAGACGGCATCTATCCTGACGTTCTTGCAACAAACTTATACTATGGAGGCACAAAAATTGCAG GttcaaaaattgtttttacaaaTGGTTCACAGGACCCCTGGCGTCATGCATCCAAACAAACTTCATCTCCAGAAA TGCCTTCGTACATCATCTCTTGCCATAACTGTGGCCATGGAACGGATTTGAGAGGATGCCCTCAGTCTCCTTTAACCCTTGAAG GCAATTCCCAGAACTGCAGCAACCCTGATGCAGTCAACAAAGTACGGCAACAAATTGTTGAACACATCGACTTGTGGCTGTCTGAATGCCAAGAAGCCGGTAGGAGTTACATGTAA
- the LOC103428071 gene encoding protein CHAPERONE-LIKE PROTEIN OF POR1, chloroplastic-like, whose protein sequence is MTSVSGLTGSPSRFCFQIPARSSGSLRGRVSNFPHGWKPAGKNELLRVERSYWTGFAQRLNARKTHLIKFAVDASYGDMSNEPTAIFPRINVRDPYKRLGISREASEDEIQGARNFLIRQYAGHKPSVDAIESAHDKIIMQKFYDRKNPKIDFKKKYREVNQSRVVQAVRNRFRTPSTIFIVKTSIAFLVLAALTVLFPTEEGPTLQVALSLLATIYFVHDRLKSKLRAFLYSAGSFAFSWLFGTFLMVSVVPPLLKGPRSFEVTTSLITYVLLWVSSTYLK, encoded by the exons ATGACTTCTGTTTCGGGATTGACTGGTAGTCCCTCCAGATTCTGCTTCCAAATTCCAGCACGAAGTTCTGGTTCACTACGAGGGCGAGTTTCGAATTTCCCTCATGGTTGGAAGCCTGCAGGAAAGAATGAGCTACTTCGTGTGGAAAG AAGTTATTGGACTGGCTTTGCACAAAGGTTGAACGCACGGAAAACACATCTGATCAAGTTTGCCGTGGATGCATCCTACGGCGATATGTCCAATGAACCAACTG CTATTTTCCCTAGGATTAATGTGAGGGACCCCTACAAACGACTTGGAATAAGCAGGGAGGCTTCGGAAGATGAGATTCAAGGTGCAAGGAACTTCCTTATCCGACAATATGCAGGTCACAAACCAAGTGTAGATGCAATTGAATCAGCCCATGACAAAATAATCATGCAGAAGTTCTATGACAGGAAGAACCCCAAAATTGACTTTAAGAAAAAGTACAGGGAAGTCAATCAGTCCCGTGTTGTTCAGGCTGTGAGAAATAGGTTCCGAACTCCGTCCACAATTTTCATTGTAAAAACGTCCATTGCATTTCTAGTGCTTGCAGCTCTCACTGTTCTATTTCCAACCGAAGAAGGTCCAACCCTTCAGGTTGCCCTTTCCTTGTTGGCCACCATCTACTTTGTACATGACAGGCTGAAGAGCAAATTACGAGCTTTTCTCTACAG TGCTGGATCATTTGCTTTCTCATGGCTTTTCGGAACCTTCTTGATGGTGTCTGTGGTTCCACCTCTACTGAAAGGACCAAGGAGTTTCGAGGTGACAACGTCATTGATAACCTATGTGCTACTCTGGGTCTCGTCAACCTATCTCAAGTAG
- the LOC103428070 gene encoding PHAF1 protein At3g51130 encodes MLQRPRRRCEGTAMGAIVLDLRPGLGIGPFTIGMPICEAFAQIEQEPNIYDVVHVKFYDEEPLKLDIVISFPDHGFHLRFDPWSQRLRLVEIFDIKRLQMRYATSLIGGPSTLATFVAVYALFGPTFPGIYGKDRGVYTLFYPGLSFSFPIPSQYTDCCHNREVELPLEFPDGTTPVTCRVSIYDSSTDKKVGVGSLMDKASAPPLPVGSLYMEEVHVKLGEELYFNVGGQNIPFGASPQDVWTELGRPCGIHQKQVDQMVIHSGLDPHPRTTLCGDYFYNYFTRGLDILFDGQTHKIKKFVLHTNYPGHADFNSYIKCNFAIFASDLGGSYQDVNNCKPRITPSTKWEQVKEILGDSGRAAIQTQGSTSNPFGSTFVYGYQNAAFEVMKNGYIATVTLFQSS; translated from the exons ATGTTGCAGAGACCTCGACGCCGCTGCGAAGGCACTGCCATGGGCGCCATCGTCCTCGATCTCCGGCCCGGCCTCGGAATCGGACCCTTCACCATCG GAATGCCGATATGCGAAGCATTTGCTCAGATAGAGCAGGAGCCTAACATTTACGACGTTGTCCACGTGAAGTTTTACGACGAG GAGCCCCTGAAGTTGGATATTgttatcagctttccagatcaTGGTTTTCATCTTCGTTTTGATCCTTGGTCACAG AGGCTACGTCTTGTTGAAATATTTGATATAAAACGGCTTCAAATGCGCTATGCTACTTCTTTGATTGG GGGACCATCTACATTAGCTACTTTTGTAGCTGTATATGCACTATTTGGGCCAACTTTCCCTGGAATTTATGGCAAGGATAGAGGTGTCTACACTCTGTTTTACCCA gggctttccttttcttttccaattcCTAGCCAGTATACAGACTGCTGCCATAATAGAGAAG TGGAATTGCCATTGGAGTTTCCTGATGGAACCACACCAGTTACGTGCCGTGTCTCTATATATGATAGTTCTACAGATAAAAAAGTTGGTGTGGGGTCCCTAATGGATAAGGCATCTGCTCCTCCATTACCTGTTGGCAGCCTCTATATGGAAGAGGTGCACGTTAAG CTAGGGGAAGAATTGTACTTCAATGTTGGTGGCCAGAATATTCCTTTTGGAGCTTCACCTCAG GATGTTTGGACTGAATTGGGTCGTCCGTGTGGCATACATCAGAAGCAG GTAGACCAAATGGTTATTCATTCTGGCTTGGACCCTCATCCACGGACAACTCTCTGTGGCGATTACTTCTACAATTACTTTACACGTGGTTTGGATATTTTATTTGATGGCCAG ACTCACAAAATCAAGAAGTTTGTTTTGCATACAAACTATCCTGGTCATGCAGATTTCAACTCTTACATAAAGTGCAATTTTGCCATCTTTGCATCTGACT TAGGGGGGTCTTATCAGGATGTAAATAACTGCAAACCTAGGATTACACCTAGCACAAAGTGGGAGCAAGTGAAG GAAATCCTTGGGGACTCTGGCCGAGCTGCTATTCAGACTCAAGGTTCTACAAGCAATCCATTTGGATCTACTTTTGTATATGGTTATCAAAATGCTGCATTTGAG GTGATGAAGAATGGTTACATTGCAACCGTGACCCTTTTCCAGTCATCGTGA